The genomic segment TAAAAGACAAAAAAAGTCTTGGCGAAATTAAAAAATCAAGGAGAAAACCTGATTTAGATTAGCTATTTTGCCGCAAAGACACAAGGACTCAAAGTTTGATTTTGAATTTTTAAATTGATATTGTAATTGCCGTTTTTAGTTTTATCTTTGCATCGTCTCACGGGGTGCTCTAAATAACGAGCTGAGATTATACCCAATGAACCTGGGCAGGTAATGCTGCTAAGGGAAAAGCAAATCATACATTTAAAGTGCACGTTAAATTATGGTTTGGAGTAACCAATTTATTTATTAACTAAGAATAATTTACCCCTGTTATTCGTAATTTTTTTTACGAATGAAAAATGTATTATTCAAAACGAGTCAAAAGCAATTATTTTTAGGCTCTTTCCTATTGTTTGCTTTAGCAACATTCTCACAAGAAAAGCTAAAAGACACAACAAAGGTGAATCAACTCGATGAAGTATTAGTTTCAGCAATTCGAGTAACCTCTAAAACTCCTGTTAGTTTTAGCAACCTTTCCCAAAAGGAAATTAAGACCCGTAATTTAGGGCAAGACATTCCTATTTTAATGAACTATATGCCGTCAGTGGTAACTACTTCTGATGCTGGAAATGGAGTGGGTTACACCGGGATTCGTGTTCGTGGAAGCGATGCAACTCGTGTCAATGTAACCATCAACGGAATTCCGTACAACGATTCAGAAAGTCATGGAACATTTTGGGTCAATATGCCTGACTTTGCCTCTTCACTTCAGAGCATTCAATTACAGCGTGGGGTTGGAACTTCTACCAATGGTGCAGGAGCTTTTGGCGCCAGCTTGAATATGCTAACTGATTCCTATTCAGAGAAAGCGTATGGGGAAATCTCGAATTCATTTGGTAGTTTCAATACTAGGAAACATACTGTGAAATTCAGCACGGGCTTACTCAACGATCGATTTGAAATAGCCGGACGATTGTCTAAATTGGAATCAGATGGTTATATTGACAGAGCAAGTTCGGATTTAAAATCCTATTTCTTACAAGGAACTTATGTTGGTAAAACAAGTTTGATAAAAGCACTTGTTTTTGGCGGAAATGAAAAAACCTACCAATCGTGGAATGGAATAGACGGAGAAACATTGTTGACTAATAGAACTTTTAATTCGGCTGGAATATTCACTGACGAAACAGGACAAACACGTTTTTATGACAATGAAACGGACAATTACCAACAAGATCACTACCAATTGCATTGGAATGAAAGAGTATCCGAAAACTGGAATACGAATCTTGCATTTCACTACACTAAAGGAAGAGGCTACTTTGAAAACTATAAAGAAGATGCTAATTTTAGTGAATATGGTTTAAATCCCTTTACAATCAGTGGTTCAACTATGAATACAACCGACCTAGTTCGTCGAA from the Flavobacterium ammonificans genome contains:
- a CDS encoding TonB-dependent receptor; the protein is MKNVLFKTSQKQLFLGSFLLFALATFSQEKLKDTTKVNQLDEVLVSAIRVTSKTPVSFSNLSQKEIKTRNLGQDIPILMNYMPSVVTTSDAGNGVGYTGIRVRGSDATRVNVTINGIPYNDSESHGTFWVNMPDFASSLQSIQLQRGVGTSTNGAGAFGASLNMLTDSYSEKAYGEISNSFGSFNTRKHTVKFSTGLLNDRFEIAGRLSKLESDGYIDRASSDLKSYFLQGTYVGKTSLIKALVFGGNEKTYQSWNGIDGETLLTNRTFNSAGIFTDETGQTRFYDNETDNYQQDHYQLHWNERVSENWNTNLAFHYTKGRGYFENYKEDANFSEYGLNPFTISGSTMNTTDLVRRKWLDNDFYGTTFSANYESEKVDLFLGGGINKYEGDHFGNVIWARFASQSELGDRYYDDVATKTDGNLYSKINYQATTKLSLFGDVQIRNVHYRANAIETGLVNDSFTFFNPKAGLNYTVNSNSNLYFSFARANREPNRSDYIGGNVRPEQLNDYELGWRFASDKFQLNSNFYYMAYRDQLILTGTLDDVGNPIRSNSEKSFRLGLEVDANWMFSEQLSVRPNFTLSRNKNIDLNVDGQNFGTTDISFSPSLIAGNSIIYKPVNQVQIVWLQKYVGSQFMNNIESSVAKLDAYFVNDLNISYEIKPKTIFKTIEFNALINNIFNQKYVSNGYMWDIYPYYYPQAGTNFLAGVTFKF